From a single Pseudobutyrivibrio xylanivorans genomic region:
- the rpsC gene encoding 30S ribosomal protein S3 — MGQKVNPHGLRVGVIKDWDSKWYAEGENFSDYLVEDYNIRKFLKKKLYAAGVSKIEIERAAGRVKVTVYTAKPGVVIGKGGAEIDKIKTELQKQTSDKLVVDIKEIKRPDRDAQLVAENIAGQLENRVSFRRAMKSCMGRAMKTGIKGIKTSCSGRLGGADMARSESYNEGTIPLQTLRADIDYGFAEADTTYGKVGVKVWIYKGEVLPKKKNVEGGAE; from the coding sequence ATGGGACAGAAAGTTAATCCTCATGGCTTAAGAGTCGGTGTTATTAAGGACTGGGATTCTAAGTGGTATGCTGAGGGCGAGAACTTCTCAGACTACTTAGTTGAAGACTATAATATCAGAAAATTTCTTAAGAAGAAGCTTTACGCTGCAGGCGTTTCTAAGATTGAAATCGAGCGTGCTGCTGGTAGAGTAAAGGTTACTGTTTACACAGCAAAGCCAGGCGTTGTTATCGGTAAGGGCGGCGCTGAGATCGACAAGATTAAGACTGAGCTCCAGAAGCAGACAAGCGACAAGCTTGTTGTTGATATTAAGGAAATCAAGAGACCAGATCGTGATGCACAGCTTGTTGCTGAGAACATCGCTGGCCAGCTTGAGAACCGTGTATCATTCCGTAGAGCTATGAAGTCTTGCATGGGTCGTGCTATGAAGACAGGTATCAAGGGTATCAAGACAAGCTGTTCAGGACGTCTTGGTGGTGCTGATATGGCTCGTTCAGAGTCTTACAATGAAGGTACTATTCCACTTCAGACACTTCGTGCTGATATTGATTATGGATTCGCTGAGGCTGACACTACTTATGGTAAGGTTGGTGTAAAGGTATGGATCTATAAGGGTGAAGTACTTCCAAAGAAGAAGAATGTGGAAGGAGGAGCCGAATAA
- the rplV gene encoding 50S ribosomal protein L22, which produces MAKGHRSQIKRERNDVKDTRPSAKLSYARMSVQKACFVLDAIRGKDVDTALAIVMYNPRYASSVIEKLLKSAIANAENNNGLERKDLVVAECYANKGPTMKRIRPRAQGRAYRIEKRMSHLTIVLDQKN; this is translated from the coding sequence ATGGCTAAGGGACATAGATCTCAAATTAAACGTGAGAGAAACGATGTAAAGGATACAAGACCTTCAGCAAAGTTATCTTATGCTAGAATGTCAGTTCAGAAGGCTTGTTTCGTACTTGATGCCATTCGTGGTAAGGATGTTGATACAGCTCTTGCTATCGTAATGTACAATCCAAGATACGCTTCAAGCGTTATAGAAAAATTACTTAAGTCTGCTATTGCAAACGCTGAGAACAATAACGGCTTAGAACGCAAGGACCTCGTAGTAGCTGAGTGCTATGCAAACAAGGGACCTACAATGAAGAGAATTAGACCAAGAGCACAGGGTAGAGCTTACAGAATCGAGAAGAGAATGAGCCACCTCACAATCGTGCTTGATCAGAAAAATTAA
- the rpsS gene encoding 30S ribosomal protein S19, whose amino-acid sequence MARSLKKGPFADASLLKKVDAMNASGDKSVIKTWSRRSTIFPQMVGHTIAVHDGRKHVPVYVTEDMVGHKLGEFVATRTYRGHGKDEKKSKVR is encoded by the coding sequence ATGGCACGTTCATTAAAAAAAGGACCATTTGCTGATGCAAGCTTATTAAAGAAGGTTGATGCTATGAACGCAAGCGGCGACAAGTCAGTTATCAAGACATGGTCACGTCGTTCTACAATCTTCCCACAGATGGTTGGACATACAATTGCAGTACATGACGGAAGAAAGCATGTTCCAGTATATGTTACAGAAGACATGGTTGGACACAAGCTTGGTGAGTTCGTTGCTACTAGAACCTACAGAGGTCACGGCAAGGACGAGAAGAAGTCAAAGGTACGCTAA
- the rplB gene encoding 50S ribosomal protein L2 translates to MGIKTYNPYTPSRRNMTGSDFSEITKNSPEKSLTVSLKKHAGRNNQGKITVRHHGGGNRQKYRLIDFKRNKDGIPAKVIGIEYDPNRTANIALICYADGEKAYILAPAGLTDGMTVMNGADAEVRVGNCLPLEKIPVGTLIHNIELYPGRGGQLVRSAGNSAQLMAKEGKYATLRLPSGEMRMVPLNCRASIGVIGNGDHNLVKIGKAGRKRHMGIRPTVRGSVMNPNDHPHGGGEGRAPIGRPGPCTPWGKPALGLKTRKKHKQSNKLIVRRRDGRAIK, encoded by the coding sequence ATGGGAATTAAGACATATAACCCATATACACCTTCGAGAAGAAATATGACTGGTTCAGATTTCTCAGAGATCACAAAGAACTCTCCAGAGAAGTCACTTACTGTTTCACTTAAGAAGCACGCTGGTCGTAACAATCAGGGTAAGATTACCGTTAGACATCACGGTGGCGGTAATAGACAGAAATATAGACTTATCGATTTCAAGAGAAATAAGGATGGAATTCCTGCAAAGGTTATCGGTATCGAGTATGATCCAAACAGAACAGCTAACATCGCTCTTATCTGCTACGCAGACGGCGAGAAGGCTTACATCCTTGCTCCAGCTGGTCTTACAGACGGCATGACAGTTATGAACGGTGCTGACGCTGAAGTTAGAGTTGGTAACTGCTTACCACTTGAGAAGATTCCAGTTGGTACTCTTATTCACAATATTGAGCTTTATCCAGGTCGTGGCGGACAGCTCGTTCGTTCAGCTGGTAACTCAGCTCAGCTCATGGCTAAAGAAGGAAAGTATGCTACACTTCGTCTTCCTTCAGGCGAAATGAGAATGGTACCTCTTAACTGCCGCGCATCTATCGGTGTAATCGGTAACGGTGATCACAACCTTGTTAAGATCGGTAAAGCTGGTCGTAAGAGACACATGGGTATCAGACCTACAGTTCGTGGTTCTGTTATGAACCCTAATGACCATCCACACGGTGGTGGTGAGGGCCGCGCTCCTATCGGACGTCCAGGTCCATGCACACCTTGGGGCAAGCCAGCTCTTGGTCTCAAGACAAGAAAGAAGCACAAGCAGTCTAACAAGCTCATCGTAAGAAGACGCGATGGTAGAGCAATCAAATAA
- the rplW gene encoding 50S ribosomal protein L23: protein MANVQYYDVIQKPVITEKSMNAMAEKKYTFLVHPEANKTMIKEAVEKMFDGVKVASVNTMNADGKTKRRGMTYGKTAKTKKAIVQLTADSKDIEIFSGL, encoded by the coding sequence ATGGCAAATGTACAGTATTATGACGTAATCCAGAAGCCTGTAATCACAGAGAAGTCAATGAACGCTATGGCTGAGAAGAAGTATACATTCTTAGTTCATCCAGAAGCTAACAAGACAATGATTAAGGAAGCTGTTGAGAAGATGTTCGACGGAGTTAAGGTTGCTTCAGTTAACACAATGAACGCTGATGGCAAGACAAAGAGACGTGGAATGACTTACGGAAAGACAGCAAAGACAAAGAAGGCTATCGTTCAGCTTACAGCTGATAGCAAAGACATCGAGATTTTCTCAGGTCTTTAA
- the rplD gene encoding 50S ribosomal protein L4 → MAKVSVFNMEGKEVGSMDLNDSIFAVEINEHLVHMAVVQQLANNRQGTQKAKTRSEVSGGGRKPWRQKGTGHARQGSTRSPQWTGGGVVFAPTPRDYSFKLNKKEKRAALKSALTSVVNENKFIVVDELKLDSIKTKDFAKVLTNLNVEKALVVLDTNDQNVVMSAKNIPTVKTALTNTINVYDILKYNTVVVTKAAVDQIQEVYA, encoded by the coding sequence ATGGCTAAAGTATCCGTATTTAATATGGAAGGCAAAGAAGTTGGCAGCATGGATCTTAACGACAGCATTTTCGCAGTTGAGATTAATGAGCACTTAGTGCACATGGCAGTTGTCCAGCAGCTTGCAAATAACCGTCAGGGAACACAGAAGGCTAAGACTCGTTCTGAGGTTTCTGGTGGTGGTAGAAAACCTTGGAGACAGAAGGGAACAGGTCATGCAAGACAGGGTTCTACAAGATCTCCACAGTGGACAGGTGGTGGCGTAGTATTCGCACCAACTCCAAGAGATTATTCATTCAAGCTTAACAAGAAGGAGAAGAGAGCAGCTCTTAAGTCTGCACTTACTTCAGTAGTTAACGAGAATAAGTTCATCGTTGTTGACGAGCTTAAGCTTGATTCTATTAAGACAAAGGATTTCGCAAAGGTTCTTACAAACCTTAACGTTGAGAAGGCTCTCGTAGTTCTTGATACAAACGATCAGAACGTAGTTATGTCTGCAAAGAACATTCCTACAGTTAAGACAGCTCTTACAAACACAATCAACGTTTATGACATCCTCAAGTACAACACAGTAGTTGTTACAAAGGCTGCTGTTGATCAGATTCAGGAGGTGTATGCATAA
- the rplC gene encoding 50S ribosomal protein L3 codes for MKKAILATKVGMTQVFNEGGELIPVTVLSAGPCVVTQIKTVENDGYDAVQVGFVDKKVKLVNKDANGRKEIIHRNGVNKPEKGHFDKAGVEPKRFVREFRFDNCADYALAQEIKADIFEAGDKVDATATSKGKGFQGAIKRLGQHRGPMAHGSKFHRHQGSNGACSSPSRVFKGKGMPGQMGGTRVTIQNLEIVRVDVENNLLLVKGAVPGPKKSLVTIKESVKAGK; via the coding sequence ATGAAGAAAGCTATTTTAGCTACAAAGGTCGGAATGACTCAGGTCTTCAATGAAGGCGGCGAGCTTATTCCTGTAACTGTACTTTCTGCTGGTCCATGTGTTGTTACACAGATCAAGACAGTAGAGAACGACGGTTACGATGCAGTTCAGGTTGGCTTTGTTGACAAGAAGGTTAAGCTTGTTAATAAGGATGCTAACGGACGCAAAGAAATCATTCATCGCAATGGCGTAAACAAGCCAGAGAAGGGTCACTTCGACAAGGCTGGTGTTGAGCCAAAGAGATTTGTTAGAGAGTTCAGATTTGATAATTGTGCAGATTACGCACTCGCTCAGGAAATCAAGGCTGATATCTTTGAGGCTGGCGACAAGGTTGACGCTACAGCAACATCAAAGGGTAAGGGATTCCAGGGTGCTATCAAGAGATTAGGTCAGCACAGAGGACCTATGGCTCATGGTTCTAAGTTCCACAGACACCAGGGTTCAAACGGTGCATGTTCATCACCTAGCCGTGTATTCAAGGGCAAGGGTATGCCTGGTCAGATGGGCGGAACAAGAGTTACAATCCAGAATCTTGAGATTGTACGTGTTGACGTTGAAAACAATCTGCTTTTAGTAAAGGGTGCTGTTCCAGGACCAAAGAAGTCTCTTGTAACAATCAAAGAGTCAGTTAAAGCAGGAAAGTAA
- the rpsJ gene encoding 30S ribosomal protein S10, with amino-acid sequence MANQVMRITLKAYDHELVDSSAKKIIETVKKNGAQVSGPVPLPTKKEVVTILRAVHKYKDSREQFEQRTHKRLIDVIDPTQKTVEALSKLEMPAGVEISIKNK; translated from the coding sequence ATGGCAAATCAAGTTATGAGAATCACACTCAAGGCTTATGATCATGAGTTAGTAGATTCATCTGCCAAGAAAATCATCGAGACTGTTAAGAAGAACGGAGCACAGGTTAGTGGCCCAGTACCTCTTCCAACAAAGAAGGAAGTTGTTACAATTCTTAGAGCTGTACATAAGTACAAGGACTCTCGTGAGCAGTTCGAGCAGAGAACTCATAAGAGATTGATTGATGTCATCGATCCAACACAGAAGACTGTTGAAGCACTTTCTAAGTTAGAGATGCCAGCAGGTGTTGAAATCAGCATCAAGAACAAGTAA
- a CDS encoding class I SAM-dependent methyltransferase — protein MQVANNWKDYEIIDCSSGEKLERWGDYVLLRPDPQIIWNTPKKSSYYKKLNAHYHRSNKGGGEWEFFDLPEQWTISYPICDKKLTFNLKPFAFKHTGLFPEQAVNWDWFSSIINKEIKEKNRPVKVLNLFAYTGGATLAAAAAGAQVTHVDASKGMVQWAKENAASSGLEEAPIRWLVDDCRKFVEREIRRGNKYDGIIMDPPSYGRGSKNEVWKIEDDIFPFIQLCEEILADDALFFLVNSYTTGLQPAVLNYMISTALLKNHPGEVTADEIGLPVTESGLVLPCGASGRWVRK, from the coding sequence ATGCAAGTAGCGAACAATTGGAAAGATTACGAAATAATAGATTGTAGCTCCGGCGAGAAGCTGGAGCGCTGGGGCGACTATGTGCTCCTCCGTCCAGACCCACAGATCATCTGGAACACTCCAAAGAAGTCTTCTTATTATAAGAAGCTAAACGCTCATTATCATCGTTCAAACAAAGGTGGCGGTGAGTGGGAATTCTTTGACTTACCAGAGCAGTGGACTATCAGCTATCCTATCTGCGACAAGAAGCTTACATTTAATCTGAAGCCTTTCGCATTTAAACATACAGGTCTGTTCCCTGAGCAGGCAGTTAACTGGGATTGGTTTTCTTCTATTATAAATAAGGAAATCAAAGAAAAGAATCGACCAGTTAAGGTTCTCAATCTTTTTGCATATACTGGTGGAGCAACACTCGCTGCCGCAGCGGCAGGTGCACAGGTTACTCACGTAGATGCTTCAAAGGGTATGGTTCAGTGGGCTAAGGAGAATGCCGCATCATCCGGTCTTGAAGAAGCCCCTATCAGATGGCTTGTTGACGATTGTAGAAAGTTCGTAGAACGTGAAATCAGACGTGGAAATAAATATGATGGAATCATTATGGATCCTCCATCATATGGAAGAGGCTCAAAGAACGAAGTCTGGAAAATCGAGGATGATATTTTCCCATTCATTCAGCTTTGCGAAGAGATTCTTGCAGATGACGCGCTCTTCTTCCTGGTAAACTCATATACAACTGGTCTTCAGCCAGCTGTTTTGAATTACATGATTAGCACTGCTCTCCTGAAGAATCATCCAGGCGAAGTTACAGCCGATGAGATTGGTCTTCCTGTTACAGAGTCTGGTCTTGTGCTTCCATGTGGTGCAAGCGGACGTTGGGTTAGAAAATAA
- a CDS encoding MATE family efflux transporter gives MNESTQMNPLGTEPVGMLLRKFAIPSIIAMLVGSLYNMVDQLFIGNFVGPLGNGATNIQFPLSILNVSIALLCGIGAASTFNLAMGRGETDKAGYYIGNAVSLMLLGGLILMGVTELFLEPILLGCGATENILPYAVEYSRICALGYPLFILSAGGAHIVRADGSPNMTMAINMTGAIINTILDFLFVAVFKWGMTGAAVATIIGQYVAGIMVLIYLTKFKTVKLHKEHFILNLPMIVAITSLGAAPFINQIAMMLVQITMNHVMGHYGAQSIYGSDIPITCAGIISKVNGICFSFVIGISQGLQPIISFNYGAQQYKRVKDALLLALKIAAIITFTSWACFQLFPRQIVSIFGSGDELYFEFCEKYFRIFLFGICSAFLQPISSNFFTSIGKPYKGIFMSLTRQVLFLAPLIILLPMIFGFNGVLYAGPIADVLSFTICLILVRKEFAHPEFKNL, from the coding sequence ATGAATGAATCAACACAAATGAATCCACTGGGTACTGAACCAGTGGGTATGCTCCTTAGGAAATTTGCAATTCCAAGTATTATCGCCATGCTTGTAGGTTCTCTCTACAACATGGTCGATCAGCTTTTCATTGGAAACTTTGTAGGTCCTCTTGGAAATGGTGCAACAAATATTCAGTTTCCACTTTCGATTCTAAATGTAAGCATCGCACTTCTTTGCGGAATAGGTGCAGCTTCCACCTTTAACCTTGCAATGGGACGAGGAGAGACCGATAAAGCAGGTTACTATATAGGAAATGCTGTTTCTCTTATGCTTTTAGGCGGCCTTATCCTTATGGGTGTCACCGAGCTTTTTCTAGAGCCAATCCTTTTAGGGTGCGGTGCCACAGAGAACATTCTTCCTTATGCTGTAGAATACTCTAGAATCTGCGCACTTGGTTATCCACTTTTCATTTTATCTGCAGGCGGAGCTCATATTGTTAGAGCCGATGGCAGTCCTAACATGACTATGGCTATCAATATGACAGGTGCAATTATCAATACTATTCTTGATTTTCTGTTTGTAGCTGTTTTCAAGTGGGGCATGACCGGTGCTGCCGTTGCAACAATTATTGGTCAGTATGTTGCCGGAATAATGGTTCTTATTTACTTAACAAAATTCAAAACAGTGAAATTACATAAGGAGCACTTTATACTTAATCTTCCTATGATCGTAGCAATTACATCTTTAGGCGCTGCTCCTTTCATTAATCAAATTGCTATGATGCTCGTTCAGATTACAATGAATCATGTAATGGGTCATTATGGAGCTCAATCTATTTATGGCTCTGATATTCCTATCACATGTGCAGGAATCATTTCTAAGGTAAATGGCATCTGCTTCTCATTTGTAATCGGTATTTCCCAGGGACTTCAGCCAATTATCAGCTTTAACTATGGTGCACAACAATACAAGCGAGTTAAAGATGCTTTATTATTAGCACTTAAGATAGCTGCAATTATTACCTTTACAAGTTGGGCTTGCTTCCAGCTATTCCCTCGCCAGATTGTTTCAATTTTTGGTTCCGGTGATGAATTATACTTCGAATTTTGCGAGAAATACTTTAGAATTTTCCTCTTTGGAATTTGCAGTGCTTTTCTACAGCCTATATCATCTAACTTCTTTACATCAATTGGAAAGCCTTACAAAGGAATTTTCATGTCTCTCACAAGACAGGTATTATTCCTTGCACCACTTATCATATTATTACCTATGATATTTGGATTCAACGGAGTACTTTACGCAGGGCCTATAGCAGATGTACTTTCATTTACTATCTGCCTCATACTCGTGCGCAAGGAATTTGCACATCCTGAATTTAAGAATTTATAA
- a CDS encoding diguanylate cyclase domain-containing protein, translating into MTVIIVSVSVSGLYTLTSDKVREELTRDADMAMYVFDTVYTGEYWAEDADSDGELEMYKGAQRINGEDTIIDDLAKQLEIDISIFYKDVRLLTTLKDSDGNRAIGTSSSVVVKNDVLKTGESKFYSNVLVYDTKSYAFYKPIRDENGEISGMIAVSRSQESVKQEMLWYTMPIFIVCLATAFLIGYIMVYFHRKLAERIEKMDNYMNTLSNGEFDIEMPRELGLYDDEIKRLSNSGKKMARSIKTLVEFDALTELNNRRFADKKLEEIRIRSVEQGLRYCVCISDIDFFKKVNDTYGHEMGDEVLRRVAAKLKLGMVGKGIAARWGGEEFLLIFENRELDIARRELSIIMDDVRTIWIPDTDRQITMSFGLTALEPGESIDEVLQRADSNLYEAKENGRNQIICK; encoded by the coding sequence ATGACTGTTATTATTGTCAGTGTCAGTGTGAGCGGCTTATATACACTGACTTCAGACAAAGTCCGTGAGGAGCTGACTCGTGATGCAGACATGGCAATGTATGTTTTCGATACTGTCTATACGGGGGAATACTGGGCGGAGGATGCGGATTCGGATGGTGAACTTGAAATGTATAAGGGCGCCCAGCGCATCAACGGTGAAGATACAATAATTGATGATTTGGCTAAGCAGCTTGAGATAGATATTTCAATTTTCTACAAGGATGTGCGACTGTTAACGACTCTAAAGGATTCGGATGGGAATCGTGCAATTGGTACCAGCTCATCTGTGGTTGTAAAGAATGATGTTTTGAAAACAGGGGAGAGTAAGTTCTACAGCAACGTGCTTGTTTATGACACTAAGAGCTATGCCTTCTACAAACCTATACGGGATGAGAATGGGGAAATAAGTGGAATGATAGCCGTCAGTCGTTCTCAGGAATCTGTTAAGCAGGAGATGCTTTGGTACACCATGCCAATCTTTATCGTCTGCCTTGCAACAGCATTTTTGATTGGCTACATTATGGTTTATTTCCATAGAAAGTTAGCTGAGCGCATTGAAAAGATGGATAACTATATGAATACACTTTCCAATGGTGAGTTTGATATAGAAATGCCCCGCGAACTTGGATTATACGATGATGAGATTAAGCGCCTCTCCAACAGTGGTAAAAAGATGGCTCGGTCAATAAAGACGTTGGTTGAATTTGACGCTCTTACAGAGCTAAATAATAGAAGATTTGCTGATAAAAAGCTTGAGGAAATACGTATACGGTCTGTTGAACAGGGCCTTCGATATTGTGTTTGTATATCAGATATTGATTTCTTTAAAAAGGTAAATGATACCTATGGTCATGAAATGGGTGACGAAGTTTTGCGACGTGTGGCTGCAAAGCTGAAACTTGGCATGGTGGGAAAAGGTATTGCTGCCAGATGGGGTGGCGAGGAGTTTCTTCTCATTTTTGAAAATCGCGAGCTTGATATAGCTCGGAGGGAACTTTCTATAATAATGGATGATGTTCGTACTATTTGGATTCCAGACACAGACCGACAAATCACAATGTCATTTGGGCTTACTGCTCTTGAGCCGGGCGAATCCATTGATGAAGTGCTACAGCGTGCCGATTCGAATCTATATGAAGCCAAGGAAAACGGACGTAATCAAATCATATGCAAATAA
- a CDS encoding ABC transporter permease subunit, with product MKTKKKLDSNTVLIIITICLFAFMYAVGCAIYQDKGFSNLQTFLNILINNAGLICVTCGMTCVMLTGGIDISVGSVIAMDCMLLVYGMTEWHMGAVPMVILVLVIGLVFGLVQGFLVGYLEIQPFIVTMAGMFFARGMTAVICSGQISITEADNPLFYSWANAKINLPAFLGKVNKHGKVVAPYMRPTVLIAIIVLVLIFFMLKYTKFGRNLYAVGGNQTSATMMGLNVKKTRMLSHVLSSFLCSIGGILYCLNTMSGSVNQAKGLEMDAIASAVIGGTLLTGGVGNVIGSLFGVLINGTITVLVNTNGKLLSSWANIATAALLCVFIILQSIFALVKAQRNK from the coding sequence ATGAAGACAAAAAAGAAACTTGATTCAAACACAGTCCTGATTATCATTACAATTTGCTTATTTGCATTTATGTATGCAGTAGGTTGTGCAATCTATCAGGACAAGGGCTTTAGTAATTTACAGACATTTTTAAATATTCTTATTAACAACGCTGGTCTTATCTGTGTTACCTGCGGAATGACTTGCGTAATGCTAACAGGTGGAATTGACATTTCCGTTGGTTCAGTCATCGCTATGGACTGCATGCTTTTGGTGTATGGAATGACCGAGTGGCATATGGGGGCAGTTCCTATGGTAATTCTTGTACTTGTCATTGGACTTGTATTTGGATTAGTTCAGGGCTTCCTTGTAGGCTACTTGGAAATCCAGCCATTCATCGTAACAATGGCAGGTATGTTCTTTGCACGTGGTATGACAGCAGTTATTTGCTCCGGCCAGATTTCAATCACTGAAGCAGACAACCCATTATTTTATTCATGGGCAAATGCAAAGATTAATCTTCCAGCATTCTTAGGAAAGGTTAACAAGCATGGAAAGGTTGTTGCCCCATACATGAGACCAACTGTTTTAATCGCCATCATCGTACTTGTACTTATTTTCTTTATGCTTAAGTACACAAAGTTTGGTCGCAACCTTTACGCAGTTGGCGGCAACCAGACATCAGCAACAATGATGGGCCTTAACGTAAAGAAAACAAGAATGCTCTCACATGTACTTTCTTCTTTCCTTTGCTCAATTGGTGGTATTCTATATTGCTTGAATACAATGTCAGGTTCAGTTAACCAGGCAAAAGGACTTGAGATGGATGCAATCGCATCAGCAGTTATTGGTGGAACACTTCTTACTGGAGGTGTAGGAAATGTAATCGGATCACTCTTTGGTGTTCTCATAAACGGTACTATTACAGTACTTGTAAACACAAATGGAAAGCTTCTTTCAAGCTGGGCAAACATTGCAACAGCGGCTCTCCTTTGCGTATTCATCATCCTTCAATCAATATTTGCACTTGTTAAGGCACAGAGAAATAAATAA
- a CDS encoding ABC transporter permease, which produces MENFKKLTKKPLFLPIFCMILVLLINLIKSPAFFSISINNGVLYGRLIDILNRGSEIAILAVGQTLVVAVSAGTDISVGSVMSLSACSCCMLLAGYGNNSVSTLAVPMIVGMLFGVLMGGVSGAMNGALVAKLKIQPMVATLILFTAARAIGLLLCNNQITYIRYEPYKYLGNFLPGCPIPTPVFVAAAVIAIVAILLKKTALGLYIQSVGINSRAARISGINSDVICFICYVVCGVCAGIAGIVASSRIYSADSNNIGLNYELDAILAVALGGNSLGGGKFNLAGSIIGAYTIQAITTTLLAMGVSTDKAPVFKAIIVIIIVVVQAPAFKAYMAARKAQKAQRAVSATTVKEAA; this is translated from the coding sequence ATGGAGAATTTTAAGAAGCTTACTAAAAAACCACTGTTCTTGCCAATTTTCTGTATGATATTGGTACTGTTGATAAACCTGATTAAATCACCTGCTTTCTTTTCAATCAGTATCAACAACGGTGTTTTATATGGTAGATTAATTGATATTTTAAATCGTGGTTCAGAAATCGCGATTCTTGCAGTTGGACAGACACTTGTAGTTGCTGTTTCAGCAGGTACAGATATTTCCGTTGGTTCTGTAATGTCGCTTTCAGCTTGTAGCTGTTGTATGTTACTTGCTGGTTATGGTAATAACTCAGTATCAACACTGGCTGTTCCAATGATTGTAGGTATGCTTTTTGGTGTACTTATGGGTGGTGTCAGCGGTGCAATGAATGGTGCACTTGTAGCCAAGCTTAAGATTCAGCCTATGGTTGCTACCCTGATTTTATTTACAGCAGCCCGTGCAATTGGACTTTTACTCTGCAATAACCAGATTACGTATATACGATATGAGCCATACAAGTATTTAGGTAACTTCCTTCCAGGATGTCCAATACCTACACCTGTATTTGTTGCAGCAGCAGTAATTGCAATCGTAGCAATTTTATTAAAGAAGACAGCACTTGGACTTTATATCCAGTCAGTTGGTATTAACAGCAGAGCAGCGAGAATTTCAGGCATTAATTCAGATGTAATATGCTTTATCTGTTATGTAGTTTGCGGTGTTTGTGCAGGTATTGCAGGTATCGTTGCTTCATCAAGAATCTACTCAGCAGATTCAAACAACATTGGTCTTAACTACGAGCTTGATGCTATCCTTGCAGTAGCACTTGGTGGCAACTCACTTGGTGGTGGTAAATTCAATCTTGCTGGTTCAATAATTGGTGCTTATACTATTCAGGCTATCACAACAACACTTCTTGCTATGGGTGTTTCAACTGATAAGGCACCAGTATTTAAGGCAATCATCGTTATTATTATTGTAGTTGTGCAGGCTCCAGCCTTTAAGGCATACATGGCAGCTAGAAAGGCACAGAAAGCTCAGAGAGCTGTTAGTGCTACTACTGTAAAGGAGGCAGCATAA